The Planctomycetota bacterium DNA window TCGCGCGATGGAGCAGCGGCTCATCGCCCTCGAAAAGCTCGTCGCCGGATACAAGGGCGATCTTCCGGGCGCCCGCACCGAGCCGTACAACCACGTCTTCGATCAGCGCCGCAACGAAGCAGCGTGAGTCATCCTCCCTCTCCCGCCGGGAGAGGGCCGGGGTGAGGGTGGCCAAGGATGATGGCGCGCTTCATTACGTGATCCGTCAGTCATTGAGCGTCCTCTCACCCTAACCCTCTCCCGGAGGGAAATGCCGGGACACGCGATACTCATCGCAGCGGCGTAGTAACCGGCAATATGGGCGCTTTGGCCGGCCGTTTTCGCGTCTCGACCGGTGACAGAGACGCCTTGGCACCGGTGCCATCAGGCGTTGGCACTGCAATTTCACCGGCTTGGCATCGCGCCGCTTCGCGGACCGGGACCGGTGACACGGCGCGGCCAGAGCGTTCAGCAGTAGCATCCGGCTTCTTCCAGCCGAACCGGAATGACGCTCTTTACGTAAGATCATGTGTGGCAATATGCCGCACGCAATGCTATACTTCATGGGTCAGAAAGTCGATACTTGAGTGGAGACCACCATGGCGACGACAGCGAACAATACACGATTGGACGTCCGCTTGGGCGAAGAGCAGAAGAAGCTCATCGAACAGGCCGCTGGGTTCCTGGGCCAGACGATCAGTGCATTCACGGTCGCCACGCTTGTCCATCAGGCTGAGCAAGTCGTCGAGCGGTTTGG harbors:
- a CDS encoding DUF1778 domain-containing protein — protein: MATTANNTRLDVRLGEEQKKLIEQAAGFLGQTISAFTVATLVHQAEQVVERFGMLRLSDRDRDAFLAALDNPPAPNAKLCRAAKRYAAKVTR